A genomic segment from Dendropsophus ebraccatus isolate aDenEbr1 chromosome 7, aDenEbr1.pat, whole genome shotgun sequence encodes:
- the LOC138796487 gene encoding vomeronasal type-2 receptor 26-like gives MVRRHPGAENCDCAELKIKYKRNSEICHRCPDDQWSDVKKVKCVHKTSIFLSYEEDIVIVFIFTSLLLSTITVIILGIFIFNWDSPIARANNRTVSFILLVSILLSFLCIFLFLGHPVDITCMLRQTICRIIFSLSVSSILSKTLTVCIAFKATKPGSVWRKLLGVKTSTYVVGICSSVQVLICVSWLISSPPYQEFDMMSYTDQILIQCNEGSDIWFYSMLGYMGFLAAVSFVLAFLVRTLPDSYNEAKYITFSMLVFCSVWIAMIPAYMCTRGKYMVAMEIFAILASSTGLLSCIFLPKCFIIVMKPDTNIRRKS, from the exons ATGGTGAGGCGACATCCGGGCGCTGAGAACTGTGACTGTGCAGAGCTGAAGATCAAGTACAAGAGAA ACAGTGAGATCTGCCATAGATGTCCTGATGACCAATGGTCTGATGTGAAGAAGGTAAAATGTGTCCATAAAACATCTATATTTCTTTCCTATGAGGAGGATATTGTGATTGTTTTTATCTTCACATCTTTACTATTATCCACCATAACTGTAATTATACTGGGAATCTTCATCTTTAACTGGGACTCTCCCATTGCGAGGGCCAATAACCGCACTGTGAGCTTCATCCTCCTGGTCTCAATCTTGTTGAGCTTCCTCTGTATCTTCTTGTTCCTTGGCCATCCTGTGGATATAACTTGTATGCTAAGACAGACTATATGTAGGATaatcttctctctctctgtatcttcCATACTCTCCAAAACTCTCACAGTCTGCATTGCCTTTAAAGCCACAAAACCTGGAAGTGTCTGGAGGAAACTGTTAGGTGTGAAGACATCTACTTATGTGGTGGGGATTTGCTCCTCAGTCCAAGTTCTTATCTGTGTTTCTTGGTTGATTTCTTCTCCTCCATATCAGGAGTTTGACATGATGTCCTATACGGATCAGATTCTCATCCaatgtaatgaagggtcagatatctggttctactctatgttgggttatatggggtttctggcagcggtgagctttgttctagcTTTCCTTGTGAGGACATTGCCTGACAGTTataatgaagccaagtacatcaccttcagcatgctggtgttctgcagtgtctggattgCCATGATCCCGGCCTATATGTGCACCAGAGGGAAGTACATGGTGGCTATGGAGATATTTGCTATCCTGGCCTCTAGTACTGGGTTATTAAGCTGTATATTTTTACCTAAATGTTTTATAATAGTGATGAAGCCTGATACAAATATCAGAAGGAAAAGTTAG